The following proteins are encoded in a genomic region of Synechococcus sp. CBW1002:
- a CDS encoding sodium-dependent bicarbonate transport family permease, with the protein MAEFLTLFIKQLQSPTLGFLIGGMVVASFGSQLAIPDSIYRFITFFLLLKIGLSGGIAIRNSNPTEIFLPALAAVALGIVIVFIGRYTLGKMPGIKVPDAVATGGLFGAVSGSTLAAVLPQLDSAKIPYEAWTAALYPFMDIPALVTAIVVASVYLSKKTGNASEKVEIWPIIKESVQSSAVTSLLLGVALGILTKPEPVYESFFNPLFRGFLAILMIIMGMEAAQRMNELRKVAQWFAIYAFIAPILHGFLAFGLGLVIHKITGFSIGGAVVLAVIAASSSDISGPPTLRAGIPSANPSAYIGASTAIGTPVAIAICIPLFIGIAEMMLGL; encoded by the coding sequence TTGGCCGAATTTCTTACACTCTTCATCAAGCAGCTTCAGTCTCCAACACTTGGCTTCTTGATTGGTGGCATGGTCGTCGCCTCATTCGGCAGCCAGCTGGCCATTCCAGATTCGATCTACAGGTTCATCACCTTCTTCCTGCTGCTGAAGATCGGATTGAGCGGAGGCATCGCCATTCGCAATTCCAACCCCACCGAGATCTTCCTCCCGGCACTCGCTGCTGTGGCGCTTGGTATCGTGATCGTGTTCATCGGTCGTTACACCTTGGGGAAAATGCCAGGCATCAAGGTGCCTGACGCCGTGGCCACCGGTGGCCTGTTCGGCGCGGTCAGTGGCTCCACTCTTGCGGCGGTGCTGCCCCAGTTGGATTCCGCCAAGATCCCCTATGAAGCATGGACGGCGGCCCTCTATCCCTTCATGGACATCCCGGCCCTGGTGACGGCGATCGTGGTGGCCAGCGTTTACCTCAGCAAGAAGACCGGCAACGCTTCCGAGAAAGTCGAGATCTGGCCGATCATCAAGGAAAGCGTGCAGAGTTCTGCCGTCACATCGCTGCTTCTGGGTGTGGCCCTTGGCATTCTCACCAAGCCTGAGCCCGTTTATGAGAGCTTCTTCAACCCTCTGTTCCGCGGCTTCCTTGCGATCCTGATGATCATCATGGGGATGGAGGCCGCCCAGCGCATGAATGAGCTGCGCAAGGTTGCCCAGTGGTTTGCCATCTACGCTTTCATCGCACCCATCCTGCACGGTTTTCTGGCCTTCGGTCTTGGTCTTGTCATTCACAAGATCACGGGCTTCAGCATCGGTGGCGCTGTTGTGCTGGCGGTGATCGCCGCGTCGAGCTCGGATATCTCGGGCCCGCCAACGCTGCGCGCTGGCATTCCCTCGGCGAACCCCTCCGCCTACATCGGCGCCTCCACGGCCATCGGCACGCCGGTGGCGATCGCCATCTGCATCCCACTCTTCATTGGGATTGCCGAGATGATGCTCGGTCTTTAA
- a CDS encoding fasciclin domain-containing protein, which translates to MASIIETARSAGCFATLLTAVEVAGLTAALESPGPFTVFAPVDDAFAALPPGCVQTLVDNPPQLARILKYHVLGGNFCRADLVDQPEWQSLEGAPVPIRSVEPFEVKNATVVSADIVCDNGIVHVIDRVILPG; encoded by the coding sequence ATGGCCTCCATCATCGAGACTGCGCGCAGCGCGGGCTGCTTCGCCACTCTCCTCACCGCGGTGGAGGTGGCTGGCCTCACCGCTGCGTTGGAGAGTCCGGGGCCCTTCACGGTGTTCGCACCGGTGGACGATGCCTTCGCAGCCCTCCCGCCCGGCTGCGTGCAGACGCTGGTGGACAATCCGCCCCAGCTGGCCCGCATCCTGAAATACCACGTGCTGGGCGGCAACTTTTGCCGTGCCGATCTGGTCGATCAACCGGAGTGGCAGAGCCTCGAAGGGGCCCCGGTACCAATTCGCAGCGTCGAACCCTTTGAAGTGAAGAACGCCACGGTCGTCTCGGCGGACATCGTCTGCGATAACGGCATCGTGCACGTGATCGACCGCGTCATCCTGCCGGGCTGA
- a CDS encoding NADH-quinone oxidoreductase subunit M gives MAPSVLLLLLAFPLAAGLLLPLLPEGQPVRVRSLAAAATAAQLLVGLLCWRLPPADLHQDWVPQLGLQLDLGLDGLSLPLILLTSLLSTAAILSAPADQLRPRLFFPLLLATNLGVMGAFLARNALLFVLAFELVLIPTTLLVAIWGGERRAGAAIRFLLYGAVSGLALLAGVLAFGWFNANGFSFGYDDLSNADLSPTAQRWILALLLLGFGLKLPVVPLHGWQPLTYSQAPTPVVMVVGGAVSKLGAYGLLRFAVGDLPDLWVSWSPWIAAAGAISAVYGALNAIAQSDMRRLMAYSSLGHMGLLVLALAAATPLSLQGAVAQILAHGLILALLFACVGLIERKTGTSSIPELSGLLNPLRGLPFTLGMLLVALMAAAGIPGLASFPAELLVFEGSWTAFPRATLVCLVASGFTAVYAVRLFNRVGFGRLDNERADWQSTCWSERAPALALTLLVIAVGIWPTALVGWSEADTAALAVRPLIIPNSIAPASLAMVPSGLVSAAAPSATPSVVLPS, from the coding sequence ATGGCACCCTCCGTTCTCCTGCTGCTGCTGGCTTTCCCCCTGGCCGCCGGCCTGCTGCTGCCGCTGCTTCCCGAGGGGCAGCCCGTACGGGTGCGCAGCCTTGCGGCTGCGGCCACGGCCGCCCAGCTGCTGGTGGGTCTGCTGTGCTGGCGCCTGCCCCCTGCTGATCTCCATCAAGACTGGGTGCCCCAGCTGGGTCTTCAGCTCGATCTCGGGCTGGATGGTCTGTCGTTGCCGCTGATCCTGCTCACCAGCCTGCTCTCCACGGCCGCCATCCTCTCGGCACCGGCTGATCAGCTGCGGCCCCGGCTGTTCTTTCCGTTGTTGCTGGCCACCAACCTGGGGGTCATGGGCGCCTTCCTGGCCCGCAACGCCCTGCTGTTCGTGCTCGCCTTCGAGCTGGTGCTGATCCCCACCACGCTGCTGGTGGCGATCTGGGGAGGTGAGCGGCGCGCCGGCGCTGCGATCCGTTTCCTCCTCTATGGCGCCGTTTCCGGCCTCGCCCTCCTGGCGGGCGTGCTCGCCTTCGGCTGGTTCAACGCCAACGGTTTCAGCTTCGGCTACGACGACCTCAGCAACGCTGATCTCTCCCCCACCGCCCAGCGCTGGATCCTGGCCCTGCTGCTGCTCGGTTTCGGCCTGAAACTGCCGGTGGTGCCGCTGCACGGCTGGCAGCCGCTCACCTACAGCCAGGCCCCCACTCCGGTTGTGATGGTGGTGGGCGGTGCGGTTTCGAAGCTGGGCGCCTACGGGCTACTCCGTTTCGCGGTGGGTGATCTGCCCGATCTCTGGGTGAGCTGGTCGCCCTGGATCGCCGCTGCGGGCGCCATCAGTGCCGTGTATGGCGCCCTCAACGCCATCGCCCAGAGCGACATGCGCCGCCTGATGGCCTACAGCTCGCTTGGCCATATGGGTCTGCTGGTCCTGGCCCTGGCGGCGGCAACGCCCCTCAGCCTGCAGGGAGCCGTGGCCCAGATCCTGGCGCACGGTCTGATTCTGGCTCTGTTGTTTGCCTGTGTGGGGCTGATCGAGCGCAAGACCGGCACCTCCTCCATACCCGAACTTTCCGGTCTGCTCAATCCCCTGCGGGGCCTGCCGTTCACCCTGGGGATGTTGCTGGTTGCCCTGATGGCAGCCGCCGGCATTCCGGGTCTGGCCAGTTTCCCTGCCGAGCTGCTGGTGTTCGAAGGCAGTTGGACCGCCTTCCCCCGCGCCACCCTGGTGTGTCTGGTGGCCTCAGGCTTCACGGCCGTCTATGCCGTGCGTCTGTTCAACCGGGTGGGCTTCGGCCGTCTGGATAACGAGCGCGCCGACTGGCAGTCGACCTGCTGGAGCGAAAGGGCCCCGGCCCTGGCGCTCACCCTGCTGGTGATCGCTGTCGGGATCTGGCCTACGGCCCTGGTGGGCTGGAGCGAGGCCGATACCGCCGCCCTGGCGGTCCGCCCCCTGATCATCCCGAACTCAATCGCCCCCGCCTCGCTGGCCATGGTGCCCTCCGGCCTCGTCTCAGCGGCCGCCCCCTCCGCTACCCCCTCGGTCGTTCTGCCGTCATGA